ATTCAGTCCTTGTTCAACCTATCTGATGGCTCAGGTCTTGCCGTCACCATTGCTAAGTATGAGACCCCCGACCACCACGACATCAACCGTCAGGGCATTCAACCCGATCTAGTGGTGCAACCCATCGCCCTCAACCGCGAAGACTTTGGCACCGATCGCGATCCGCAATATCGAGCAGCGGTAGACCTGCTGACCAACCATGCCGTCGTGGCCAACGCTGCCTAACCTCAGTCGCACCTATCACGACCCACTCCATGGAGCGATCGCCCTTGATCGCAGTGACCCAGTGGAGTGGCTGTTGATTCAACTGATCGATACTCCAGCCCTGCAGCGGTTACGACGCATTCGCCAACTGGGCCCTGCCAGCCTCACCTTTCATGGGGCAGAGTCATCCCGGTTTACCCATTCCCTGGGCGTGCTGGCGATCGCTCGTCGGGCCTTCGATCACCTAGCCAATCGCCACCATGAGCTGCGACCTCATCGCGCAGCCGTCCTCTGTGCTGCCCTGCTGCATGACGTGGGACATGGCCCCTTTAGCCACACCAGCGAAGAGATCTTTGGCTGCCACCACGAAGTATGGACGCTGCGGATTTTGAAGGAATCCCCATCGGTGCGCCACCTTTTGGATGCCTTTAATCCGACCTTGATCCAGCAACTGCAGCAGATTTACAGCAAGGAGCATCCTATCCCCTGCATCTGGCAACTGGTATCGAGTCAGCTCGACTGCGATCGCCTTGATTACCTGATGCGCGACAGCTACATGACCGGAGCCTCCTACGGCAGCTTGGACATCGATCGCATCCTGCTGGCCCTAGACTACGATCCCGCCAGCCAGCAACTGATCGTGCAGCGCAAAGGCATGGCGGCCATCGAACATTACCTGATCGTGCGCTACTTCATGTATGCCCAAGTGTATAACCATCCCAAAAACCTAGCCGCCACCTGGGTGCTGCAGCAAGCGATGGATCGGGCTCGCCAGCAGTCGTCCCTGACCGCCGATGACACCGTCACCGCCTGGCTACACCAGGTGGATCACCTGACCCTAGAGCAATACCTAGCCACCGACGATGGCGTTTTTCTCTACCACCTGCAGCGCTGGCAGCAGCATCCTGACCCCGTGTTGGCGGACTTATGCCGACGGTTTATCCATCGAGATCTGCTCAAAACCCAAGACCTCACCGCCTACAGCCCTAGGGAACAGCAGGACATCCTCGCCGCTGTTCACAACCAGCTAGAGCAAGCCGGCTGGGCTAGCCGATGCTACGCCGGTTTACGCACCACCGTCAGCCGTGGCTATACGCTCTATCAACGAGGCATCCAAATCCAAACCGCCGATGGACTCAGGGACATCAGTGACCTATCTCCCTTGGTCACCACCCTAGCCCAGGACGTCCCTCGGCACTGGCTGATCTATCCCCGCGAAGTGGATATCACCGAATCGGTTGCCGCTGCCCGCTGCACCTCCATCTAAATCCCAGATCTGAACTCCAAATCTGAATCTTTGTAAGCAGTCAGGAGCGATCGCCTGGGAA
This genomic interval from Candidatus Obscuribacterales bacterium contains the following:
- a CDS encoding HD domain-containing protein, coding for MPSWPTLPNLSRTYHDPLHGAIALDRSDPVEWLLIQLIDTPALQRLRRIRQLGPASLTFHGAESSRFTHSLGVLAIARRAFDHLANRHHELRPHRAAVLCAALLHDVGHGPFSHTSEEIFGCHHEVWTLRILKESPSVRHLLDAFNPTLIQQLQQIYSKEHPIPCIWQLVSSQLDCDRLDYLMRDSYMTGASYGSLDIDRILLALDYDPASQQLIVQRKGMAAIEHYLIVRYFMYAQVYNHPKNLAATWVLQQAMDRARQQSSLTADDTVTAWLHQVDHLTLEQYLATDDGVFLYHLQRWQQHPDPVLADLCRRFIHRDLLKTQDLTAYSPREQQDILAAVHNQLEQAGWASRCYAGLRTTVSRGYTLYQRGIQIQTADGLRDISDLSPLVTTLAQDVPRHWLIYPREVDITESVAAARCTSI